AATCTGGTTGGTTGCCAGGCCGCCGGTCATTGAGGTGATTTCAGCGCCCTTACCCTGTGCGTTACGACGGGCAAAGCTTGCCATGACGGTGCCATAGCCTTTCTCGGCAATCACTACCGGGTAGCCGCCATCCAGCGCCAGGTTGTAGTTGGGTGTCGGGTTGTGTTCGAAGTAATAGGGGATGGCGTCGCCCGTGGTTTCTTCGGTGGTGTCTACCAGCAGCTTGAAATTCCTGGCCAGCGGCAGTTTCTCTTCCTTGATGATCTTCATGGCGTAGAGCGCCACCACAATGCCGTTCTTGTCATCCTCGGTGCCCCGGCCATACATGCGGTCGCCGACCAGGGTGACCTTGAACGGATCGAGGCGGGTGCCGTCTTTCAGAACCCAGTTCTCCGGCGTCACGGGCACCACATCGGCATGAGCGTGAATGCCCACGACTTCGTCGCCGTTGCCTGCGAGGGAGATTTCATAGACGCGGTTGTCGATGTTGCGAAAGTTCAGGTTGAAGGCCTGGGCAAGGCCCTTGAGCTTGTCGGCGATCTTGATGAATTCGGGATTGTCGTGCTGAGCAACGCCGTCCACGCGGAAGGTCGGGATTGCCACCAGCTCGCGCAGGGTTTCGGTGGCAGCATTGCCGTATTTCACCCGTGCATAGAGGCCAAGCAAGCGATGGATCTCGTTCTGCTGTTCAGGGGTAAGGGTCTTGTTGCTCTGGAAGGCACTGATTGCCGGGCCGAGGCCGTTGGTTTTGGCAACGTCGCTCTTGGCCAGGCGTCCCAGGAACTGCCTGAAATCGGTTACCGATGCGTCACTGAAGGTCTTGAGGATGGTCGCGCTCTGTTGCGGGGTGATGTTGGCGTGCGCGGACGTGGTGAACGACGAAAGGCTGGCCAGCATCAGGGTTGTCGCGGTCAGGTGTTTGAGTGAGAAATCCATTGTTGGGGGCATTCCTTTGCAGGCAGTTTGTGAGAAAAATCTGGTCGATGAGTCAGAAACTTTTCCAAACTAACACCATGAGGGAGTGGTACGGGAGTCCCTGAAGCGGGATCTGTCGCACAAAAATGCAAAAGCGACGCAGAAACGAAAAAACCGGGAAGGTTCCCCGATGCTGTTCATTTAAGAGAGTCTTGAGTCAGTGAGAAACCTGTGGCGAGGGAGCTTGCTCCCGCTTGAGTGCGTAGCACTCACAAAAATCGGTGATTGTTATAAGGTTTTTGGGGCCGCTACGCAGCCCAGCGCGAGCAAGCTCGCTCGCCACAAAGCTAGGCACCTACCAACGCAACTCGAAGGCATTTTTCGCGCCCGGCTGGAGGCTGCTGCCCAAGCGTATGCACTCGCGAGAAAGGGTGTCGTGCAGCCATTGACGGTCATCCCCTTCGGCGCGACAGAGGCGAAAGCGACGCAGGCGGGTGGGTATCAGCTCCAGTGACTTGAGGTTCCCGCCCGGGTCCAACGAGGCAAAGTACAGAAGGCCCAGGTCGCCGCGAAAGTCTGTGTGGCCCTCGATGCCTTCGTAGTCGTTCAGCAGATCACCGCAGCCATAGAGAATCAGGCGTTCGCGGTACACCTCGATGCCCTTGATGTGGTGCGAGGAATGCCCGTGCACCACGTCAACTCCGGCCTCGTCGATCAAGGCATGGGCGAACCGGACTTGCTCGCGCGGGATATCGAACCCCCAGTTGCCGCCCCAATGAATGGAGGCGACCACCAGATCGCCCGGTTTTTTGCTCTCGAGAATCCGTTCGGCCACAGGGCGCAGGCTGTGCATCGTCAGATCTTCCAACCGCGCGACGCCCGCGCGCTTGTCCGTGGCGGCCCAGTCCAGCGGAATGCCGCTGTCGGGTACGCCGAGGCCAAACACCAGCAAGCGCCGCCCGCCGGGCTGCGGCAGCACGGCGGGCGCTTCGGCAGATTGTCGGTTGTGCCCGGCGCCGGCGCTGCACATACCGTTGCTCGACAAGGTATCCAGCGTATCGGCCAGGCCGGCGGCCCCCCAGTCCAGCACATGGTTGTTGGCCAGCACGCAGCAGTCGATGCCGGCTGCGCTGATGGCCGGGAAGTTCTCCGGGCTCATGCGGTAATTGATGCCCTTTTGCTCCGGTCGTCCACGGCGGGACACCGCAGTTTCCAGATTGATGATGCGTGCGTGTGGCTGGCGAAGTTCAAACTCATCCAGCGCAACGCCCCAGACATAGGTGAAATCAACGGGGAGGGGAATCGGGCCATTGAGTCGTTCTGCCAGCCGGACATAAACGCCGGCATGCTTGACGTAGTCTTCGTAAAGCCGCGGATCGCCAGGATACGGCAGTACTGCGTCGATGCCGCGGGCAGTCATGACATCGCCGGCGAGAAACAGCTTCAGTGAATCGGTAACAGCTGCCATGGCACCCTCCAGGATCAGGAGTAAGCATCTGTTTTAAAACAAATATATTTTTGTTTCGGCCTTCCCAGGCGAAGCAAAAGTTGATAAATTCCCGCCCGTTCTTGCAGAGGCCCCAACAGGGCTTGTAGCGCAAGGACGCAACATCTCGATGTGGCCCGCAAGCCGAAAACTCAGCGCCGGGCACTCGCAGCAACAGATACAGGGGCGTCGCCAAGCGGTAAGGCAGCAGGTTTTGATCCTGCCATGCGTTGGTTCGAATCCAGCCGCCCCTGCCATTTTCCTGATACTCATCCAAGTATGGCCTCCGCCGGCAGGTATTGCGGGAGTCCCGGATGATTGTCTTTACAGAAAACGCCAGTGCCGATCCGGTCTGGCGTTTTTTTATGCCTGCAAATCCCTCTGGGTGACGCCTTTAACATTCAGCCGTCTTGCGAGCGCAGCGAGCGCGGCGCCGTAGCGGCGCGCTCGCAAGTCACTCAGTGGGGCGCGCGAGGGATGGTCTTGAGCAGGTCTTCAGGGCTGATGTGGCCGACAACCGGCTGCACGCTGCCCGGTTGCGGCAGGTCAAGGATGTGTCCCTTCATCTTGCCGATCACGTGCATCTCGCAAGGCTTGCAGTCGAACTTCAGCGTCAGCACCTCGTCACCATGCACCAGCTGCATCGGCGCGACCTTGGTGCGCACGCCGGTGACACCCTTGGCCTGCTTGGGGCAGAGGTTGAAGGAGAAACGCAGGCAGTGCTTGGTGATCATCACCGGCACCTCGCCGGTCTCCTCGTGAGCCTCATAGGCCGCGTCGATCAGCTTGACGCCGTGCCGGTGATAGAAGTCGCGGGCTTTCTGGTTGTAGACGTTGGCCAGGAACGACAGGTGCGACTCCGGGTACACCGGTGGCGGATCGGTCTCGGCCTTGCGACCACCCCGTGGGTGAGCCTTGATGCGGGCCGCGGTCAGCGCTTCGATGACTTCGCGACGCAAGGCCTTGAGCTGCGAGTTGGGGATGAAATATGCCTGCGGTGCATCCAGCTCAATTGCGGTGGCGTGGTACTGAGTGGTGCCCAGTTGACCGAGCAGGTCGTGCAGTTGCTCCAGGGCCTGTTCCGGCTTGTTGGCCAGACCGAAAG
This genomic stretch from Pseudomonas wuhanensis harbors:
- a CDS encoding dipeptidase, with the translated sequence MDFSLKHLTATTLMLASLSSFTTSAHANITPQQSATILKTFSDASVTDFRQFLGRLAKSDVAKTNGLGPAISAFQSNKTLTPEQQNEIHRLLGLYARVKYGNAATETLRELVAIPTFRVDGVAQHDNPEFIKIADKLKGLAQAFNLNFRNIDNRVYEISLAGNGDEVVGIHAHADVVPVTPENWVLKDGTRLDPFKVTLVGDRMYGRGTEDDKNGIVVALYAMKIIKEEKLPLARNFKLLVDTTEETTGDAIPYYFEHNPTPNYNLALDGGYPVVIAEKGYGTVMASFARRNAQGKGAEITSMTGGLATNQIPSTSVATLVTDKPAELAASLQKAGSDYAKRNGGNFEVSAKVVGKDVQLTVTGVSAHSSEPESGVNPVARMLDFINSLDGKVALKHNHMTDAARYAADNWGLDYLGNKLGVGFSDAFMGPLTASLTYVGMDEKAFKLAVNLRVPKGKSPEVLKTEIADKLGAWSKKTDIAAAFDYSIAEPMHRNPEGEWVKALLAVASENLGMEHKFGTSAGATSVHELPNGVQFGLARPEVKYTGHNDNEFKTVDQFLLDLQIVTEMFGRIGQLPKL
- a CDS encoding CapA family protein, translating into MAAVTDSLKLFLAGDVMTARGIDAVLPYPGDPRLYEDYVKHAGVYVRLAERLNGPIPLPVDFTYVWGVALDEFELRQPHARIINLETAVSRRGRPEQKGINYRMSPENFPAISAAGIDCCVLANNHVLDWGAAGLADTLDTLSSNGMCSAGAGHNRQSAEAPAVLPQPGGRRLLVFGLGVPDSGIPLDWAATDKRAGVARLEDLTMHSLRPVAERILESKKPGDLVVASIHWGGNWGFDIPREQVRFAHALIDEAGVDVVHGHSSHHIKGIEVYRERLILYGCGDLLNDYEGIEGHTDFRGDLGLLYFASLDPGGNLKSLELIPTRLRRFRLCRAEGDDRQWLHDTLSRECIRLGSSLQPGAKNAFELRW